The genome window TTTAAAGGTAGTTATGAAAGCTAAAGATGTTCGTCGAGGAACGGTAATTCTTTTTAAGAATACCCTCTATAGTGTAATGGACTTTCACCACCACACCCCCGGTAACCTGCGCGCCATGGTTCACATGAAGTTGCGCAACCTGAATAACGGTACCCAGACCGAACACCGCTTCAGCTCAACCGAGGATATCGATACAGCGGATGTGTTCAACCAGGCAGCGACCTTCCT of Pseudomonadota bacterium contains these proteins:
- a CDS encoding elongation factor P, producing the protein MKAKDVRRGTVILFKNTLYSVMDFHHHTPGNLRAMVHMKLRNLNNGTQTEHRFSSTEDIDTADVFNQAATFLYSDSEGFHFMNSETYEQVAVSNELVGDNKYYIQEGMQVQLSMY